The Fimbriimonas ginsengisoli Gsoil 348 genome window below encodes:
- a CDS encoding type II secretion system protein, protein MLRRKGFTLIELLVVIAIIAILAAILFPVFAQAKESAKRTACLSNSRQQGTALQLYLQDEDGMMPTAYQLSATGEYHDVWNLLLPYTKNQEIFFCPDRNQRGCTGDPGQPEDSRCIGYGFNWGPLQTFTPGDFEGGLMEAYDAGDDWQGARGRNESAVLSSAETFAFGDTHDRTWYTIALNTMLSKFEGTTNHELVHGGKLNMNFVDGHAKMVAWKVGLVAPGHLGPRVSYLFPKNSNDWSKWCADPAANVTVPGGLRGGLQMPCGDVAQYYADKAEWAPD, encoded by the coding sequence ATGCTGCGCCGAAAAGGCTTTACTCTTATCGAACTGCTGGTAGTAATCGCCATCATTGCGATCCTCGCCGCCATTCTCTTCCCGGTTTTCGCCCAAGCCAAGGAATCGGCGAAGCGCACCGCGTGCCTCAGCAACTCGCGCCAGCAAGGGACCGCCCTTCAGCTCTATCTGCAAGACGAAGACGGGATGATGCCGACCGCATATCAGCTCAGCGCGACGGGCGAGTACCACGACGTTTGGAACCTCCTGCTTCCATACACGAAAAACCAGGAGATCTTCTTCTGCCCGGATCGTAATCAGCGCGGATGCACGGGAGATCCGGGCCAGCCGGAAGACTCTCGCTGTATCGGCTACGGCTTTAACTGGGGACCGCTCCAAACCTTTACGCCCGGAGACTTCGAAGGGGGCCTGATGGAAGCTTACGACGCGGGCGACGATTGGCAGGGAGCGCGGGGCAGAAACGAGAGCGCGGTCCTAAGCTCGGCGGAGACGTTCGCGTTCGGCGACACTCACGATCGCACCTGGTACACGATCGCTCTGAACACGATGCTGAGCAAATTCGAGGGAACCACCAATCACGAGCTGGTCCACGGTGGCAAGCTCAACATGAATTTCGTCGACGGCCACGCAAAAATGGTGGCGTGGAAAGTCGGCCTCGTAGCCCCCGGCCACCTCGGCCCGCGCGTTTCCTACCTCTTCCCCAAGAACTCCAACGACTGGAGCAAATGGTGCGCGGATCCCGCCGCCAACGTCACCGTCCCCGGTGGCCTGCGAGGCGGCCTGCAAATGCCGTGCGGGGACGTAGCTCAGTACTACGCCGACAAAGCGGAGTGGGCTCCCGACTAG
- the nuoG gene encoding NADH-quinone oxidoreductase subunit NuoG translates to MAAVADVPLVNISINDVALQVPKGELIVESVKRLGLEVPIFCYHPRMKPVGMCRMCLIEIGFKQPDGSVRKMPKPQTACTLPASEGLMVYTDTQLLHNDRRGVLEFLLINHPLDCPICDRGGECPLQNNTLFYGPSTSRFVELKRHAPKAFPLSQYVTLDLERCIQCGRCVRFTEEISGEAELALRFRGAKTQPGTFELRTFESKFSGNVIEICPVGALTSSKYRFRARPWDLQTRPGICTVCSNGCNVYVDYRVDEVARINGRTNEAVNEEWTCDRGKFGHYSLNSDKRLSKVLVREGAGLAPSDWATAYGQILSVFQGGDVAALASTRLSNEDLFTFRNLVRGEFGSENLDHRFEKDLISNANRLENKLGVKTVQNTIADFETVPSILIFGTSLADEEPILFLRVRKAWFNKGTRVVVAHDGPTDADSFAHLILRYKPGTAAALANGLLNELVSTGKAQVPSALVEDLRQFTPEYVETVTGVPAATLREAAGIVAGSATITTRGIYDAPGGADAVETLAGLSMVTGGTFNNYARGANEEGATLLGVLPENGLNTHEILQACAVGKIKALWLAGVDPFDAHPDRDLVRRALENVDFLVFQHHTESEALHYASVVLPMTAPTEAEGSFTNLERRVQRFAQVLPWKGDAKPAWRVYTELAIRLRPYAPPFNPGEILARIAAEIPEFVGASYDSLKGEGFLLGVGPDPDPQDHTAPVEVNG, encoded by the coding sequence ATGGCAGCCGTCGCGGACGTCCCGCTCGTCAATATCTCCATCAACGACGTGGCCCTCCAGGTCCCCAAAGGGGAGCTGATCGTCGAGTCGGTGAAGCGTCTCGGGCTCGAAGTCCCGATCTTCTGTTACCACCCTCGAATGAAGCCGGTCGGCATGTGCCGCATGTGCCTCATCGAGATCGGGTTCAAGCAGCCGGACGGATCCGTGCGGAAGATGCCGAAACCGCAGACCGCCTGTACGCTCCCTGCCTCCGAGGGGCTGATGGTCTACACCGACACGCAGCTCTTGCACAACGACCGACGCGGCGTCCTCGAGTTTCTGCTGATCAACCACCCGCTCGATTGCCCGATCTGCGACCGGGGCGGCGAGTGCCCGCTTCAGAACAACACCCTTTTTTACGGCCCCAGCACGAGCCGGTTCGTGGAGCTGAAGCGCCACGCGCCGAAAGCGTTTCCGCTGAGCCAGTACGTAACGCTCGACCTCGAACGGTGTATTCAGTGCGGCCGGTGCGTGCGATTTACCGAGGAGATCTCGGGTGAGGCGGAGCTCGCGCTCCGTTTCCGAGGCGCGAAGACGCAGCCCGGAACGTTTGAGCTGCGGACCTTCGAGTCAAAATTCAGCGGCAACGTCATCGAGATCTGCCCCGTGGGCGCCCTGACCAGCTCCAAATACCGGTTCCGGGCCCGCCCGTGGGACCTCCAGACCCGCCCCGGCATCTGCACGGTGTGCAGTAACGGATGCAACGTATACGTCGACTATCGGGTCGACGAGGTCGCTCGGATCAACGGCCGGACCAATGAGGCGGTCAACGAAGAGTGGACTTGCGACCGCGGCAAGTTTGGGCACTACTCGCTGAATTCGGACAAGCGCCTTTCGAAGGTGCTGGTTCGCGAGGGGGCCGGGCTGGCGCCTTCCGACTGGGCGACCGCGTACGGCCAGATTCTGAGCGTTTTCCAAGGAGGAGACGTGGCGGCGTTAGCCTCCACACGGCTCTCGAACGAAGACCTTTTCACCTTCCGAAATCTTGTGCGGGGCGAGTTTGGTAGCGAAAACCTGGACCATCGGTTCGAGAAAGATCTGATCTCGAATGCCAATCGCTTGGAGAACAAGCTTGGCGTCAAGACGGTCCAGAACACGATCGCGGACTTCGAAACCGTTCCGTCGATCCTCATTTTCGGAACCTCGCTAGCCGACGAGGAGCCGATCCTCTTCCTCCGCGTCCGCAAGGCTTGGTTCAACAAGGGAACCAGGGTCGTCGTCGCCCATGATGGACCGACCGACGCCGACAGTTTCGCCCACCTGATCCTGCGCTACAAACCGGGGACGGCGGCGGCGCTGGCGAACGGTCTGTTGAACGAGCTGGTTTCCACCGGCAAAGCACAAGTCCCGTCGGCGCTCGTGGAGGACTTACGTCAATTCACGCCGGAATATGTGGAGACGGTGACCGGAGTGCCGGCCGCCACCCTGCGCGAAGCCGCGGGGATCGTCGCGGGTAGCGCGACGATCACGACACGCGGTATCTACGATGCGCCGGGCGGCGCCGACGCGGTCGAGACGTTGGCCGGGCTCTCGATGGTTACGGGTGGCACGTTCAACAACTACGCCCGTGGAGCGAACGAGGAAGGAGCGACGCTCCTCGGCGTTCTTCCTGAGAATGGTCTCAACACTCATGAGATTCTCCAAGCGTGCGCCGTCGGAAAAATCAAGGCGCTGTGGCTCGCCGGCGTGGACCCCTTCGACGCACATCCCGATCGCGACCTGGTTCGTCGCGCGTTGGAGAATGTCGACTTCTTGGTTTTTCAGCACCATACGGAGAGCGAGGCGCTGCACTACGCGAGCGTCGTTCTCCCGATGACCGCTCCGACCGAGGCTGAAGGAAGCTTCACGAACTTGGAGCGCCGCGTCCAGCGGTTCGCCCAGGTGCTGCCATGGAAAGGGGATGCCAAGCCGGCGTGGCGCGTTTACACGGAATTGGCGATCCGCCTTCGCCCCTACGCCCCTCCGTTCAATCCAGGCGAAATCTTGGCGCGAATCGCCGCCGAGATCCCGGAGTTCGTGGGTGCGTCGTACGATTCGCTTAAGGGGGAAGGGTTCCTACTTGGCGTCGGCCCCGATCCCGATCCGCAGGATCATACGGCGCCGGTGGAAGTTAACGGTTAA
- a CDS encoding phytanoyl-CoA dioxygenase family protein, protein MGSHHLTDEQIAFFDANGYLILRNWITGPLLEALQSAGTVWMERGTSPDLSEAERGDYAWAKREVGEVMYRVDYLHDKGQEASLAMLGAPQVLGVAESLCGRNFVPTYESMVFKQEGDGEVIRWHQDAVHPRKHRIFNYDLYLDSSRQGAGALVVIPGSQRDRLDACRLEEEHGWSPPGSTVVEMEPGDVLLHDVMVVHGSPRALGNALRRTIYYEFRAAEQILEEGPWDIHWVTSRLKLIPLGLRAFARMFPDSPQFHWQPDPQFQQEIEPDADLKIAHVVHTPGSHCSAGSVL, encoded by the coding sequence ATGGGCTCGCATCACCTCACCGATGAGCAGATCGCGTTCTTCGACGCCAACGGGTACTTGATCCTTCGGAATTGGATTACGGGTCCGTTGCTCGAGGCGCTTCAATCCGCTGGGACGGTCTGGATGGAGCGGGGAACTTCCCCCGACCTGAGCGAAGCGGAACGTGGGGACTACGCGTGGGCCAAACGCGAGGTCGGAGAGGTGATGTACCGGGTCGACTATCTGCACGACAAGGGGCAGGAGGCGTCGTTGGCGATGCTAGGCGCCCCGCAAGTCTTGGGGGTGGCCGAGAGTCTTTGTGGGCGGAACTTCGTGCCTACGTACGAGTCGATGGTGTTTAAGCAGGAGGGAGACGGTGAGGTTATTCGCTGGCACCAAGACGCAGTGCATCCGCGCAAACACCGGATCTTCAACTACGATCTTTATCTCGATTCCTCGCGCCAAGGGGCGGGGGCGCTCGTGGTCATTCCGGGAAGCCAACGCGACCGCCTGGACGCTTGCCGGCTAGAAGAAGAGCACGGATGGAGCCCTCCCGGCTCGACAGTCGTGGAGATGGAACCGGGCGACGTTCTTCTCCACGATGTGATGGTCGTCCACGGCTCGCCGCGAGCTTTGGGAAATGCGTTGCGCCGAACGATCTACTACGAATTTCGCGCCGCCGAGCAGATTTTGGAGGAAGGCCCTTGGGACATCCACTGGGTCACGAGTCGCCTAAAGCTCATCCCGCTCGGCCTCCGCGCCTTCGCCCGAATGTTTCCGGATAGCCCGCAGTTCCACTGGCAGCCCGACCCTCAGTTTCAGCAGGAAATCGAGCCCGACGCCGATCTCAAAATCGCCCACGTCGTTCACACCCCTGGATCGCACTGCAGTGCGGGAAGTGTGTTGTGA